A stretch of Saccharothrix texasensis DNA encodes these proteins:
- a CDS encoding beta-galactosidase, with amino-acid sequence MTTHWPTPGLGFGGDYNPEQWSPEVWDEDVRLMTEAGVNVVTLGVFSWGALEVADGVFEWTWLDRIIDLLHRNGISVDLATPTAAPPLWLHAAHPGILPVNADMTRHWPGARLGWCPSSATFRRYALRMTKALAKRYAAHPAVVLWHVSNELGGGNGRCHCDESLAAFRGWLRDRYGSLDNLNRAWGTAFWGHHLADWDQVPAPRGGEAHNPALVLDYDRFSSDALLDHFLAERDVIREFAPTTPITTNFMVGTQQDIVDYPRWARHVDIVANDHYTIPNDPLSAQDIAFSADRMRGMAPGRGPWLLMEHSASGTAWNRVNRAKAPRELIRDSLGHIARGADGALFFQWRTSLRGAEQFLQGMVPHAGFDSKIGREVRELGAVLGRLAEVRGSTVEPARAALLFDDEAAWAFSRGLKPHNELRYGDEPRAWHRALWTRNVLVDVVPPWADLGGYDLVVVPTLFLVDDESAERVAEVTRRGGVVVVTWMSGIVDHENAVRPGGYPGAFRELLGVSSEEFFPLQPGERGRLDSGAAFHSWSELMDVHDAEVIARYAGGPLAGGPALTRRAVGSGAAYYVSCALQPASMDEFVGHVLDDAGIEPSGRGAGLDVVRREKNGVTWVFALNHGEGERRVAVKGVELVTGEVVDHELVVPGREVRVVRESR; translated from the coding sequence ATGACGACGCACTGGCCCACCCCAGGGCTCGGCTTCGGCGGTGACTACAACCCCGAGCAGTGGTCGCCGGAAGTGTGGGACGAGGACGTCCGCCTCATGACCGAGGCGGGCGTGAACGTCGTGACCCTCGGCGTGTTCAGCTGGGGCGCCCTCGAAGTGGCCGACGGCGTGTTCGAGTGGACGTGGCTGGACCGGATCATCGACCTGCTGCACCGCAACGGGATCTCGGTCGACCTCGCCACGCCGACCGCCGCGCCACCGCTGTGGCTGCACGCCGCCCACCCCGGGATCCTGCCCGTGAACGCCGACATGACGCGGCACTGGCCGGGCGCGCGGCTGGGGTGGTGCCCGAGTTCGGCCACGTTCCGCCGCTACGCGCTGCGCATGACGAAAGCGCTTGCGAAGCGCTACGCCGCCCACCCGGCGGTGGTGCTGTGGCACGTGAGCAACGAACTCGGCGGCGGGAACGGGCGTTGCCACTGCGACGAGTCGCTCGCCGCCTTCCGGGGCTGGTTGCGCGACCGCTACGGCTCGCTCGACAACCTCAACCGCGCCTGGGGCACGGCGTTCTGGGGACACCACCTCGCCGACTGGGACCAGGTTCCCGCGCCGCGCGGCGGCGAGGCGCACAACCCGGCGCTGGTGCTGGACTACGACCGGTTCTCCTCGGACGCGCTGCTGGACCACTTCCTGGCCGAGCGCGACGTCATCCGCGAGTTCGCCCCCACCACCCCCATCACCACCAACTTCATGGTCGGTACCCAGCAGGACATCGTCGACTACCCGCGCTGGGCGCGGCACGTCGACATCGTCGCCAACGACCACTACACCATCCCGAACGACCCGCTCTCGGCGCAGGACATCGCCTTCTCCGCGGACCGGATGCGCGGCATGGCCCCCGGTCGCGGCCCCTGGCTGCTCATGGAGCACTCGGCCAGCGGCACCGCGTGGAACCGCGTCAACCGGGCCAAGGCCCCGCGCGAGCTGATCCGGGACAGCCTCGGGCACATCGCGCGCGGCGCGGACGGCGCGCTGTTCTTCCAGTGGCGGACCTCGTTGCGGGGAGCCGAGCAGTTCCTCCAGGGCATGGTGCCGCACGCCGGCTTCGACTCCAAGATCGGCCGTGAGGTGCGGGAGCTGGGCGCGGTGCTGGGCCGCCTCGCCGAAGTGCGGGGCTCGACGGTGGAACCGGCGCGGGCCGCGCTGCTGTTCGACGACGAGGCCGCGTGGGCGTTCTCCCGAGGGCTTAAGCCGCACAACGAACTGCGCTACGGCGACGAACCGCGCGCCTGGCACCGTGCCCTGTGGACCCGCAACGTCCTGGTCGACGTCGTGCCCCCGTGGGCCGACCTGGGCGGCTACGACCTGGTGGTCGTGCCGACGCTGTTCCTCGTGGACGACGAGTCCGCCGAACGCGTCGCCGAGGTGACACGACGCGGTGGTGTGGTCGTGGTGACCTGGATGTCGGGGATCGTCGACCACGAGAACGCCGTGCGGCCCGGCGGTTACCCCGGCGCGTTCCGCGAACTGCTGGGCGTGAGCTCGGAGGAGTTCTTCCCCCTCCAGCCCGGTGAGCGCGGCCGACTCGACTCCGGGGCGGCGTTCCACTCGTGGTCGGAACTCATGGACGTCCACGACGCCGAGGTCATCGCGCGCTACGCCGGAGGTCCGCTGGCCGGCGGGCCCGCGCTGACCCGCCGCGCGGTCGGCTCTGGCGCCGCCTACTACGTCTCGTGCGCTCTCCAGCCGGCGAGCATGGACGAGTTCGTCGGGCACGTGCTCGACGACGCCGGCATCGAACCGTCCGGTCGTGGAGCGGGACTGGACGTCGTGCGCCGCGAGAAAAACGGCGTCACGTGGGTCTTCGCCCTGAACCACGGCGAGGGGGAGCGTCGCGTCGCGGTGAAGGGCGTCGAACTGGTGACGGGGGAGGTGGTCGACCACGAACTGGTCGTGCCGGGCCGCGAGGTGAGGGTCGTGCGGGAGAGCCGATGA
- a CDS encoding alpha-N-arabinofuranosidase, with protein sequence MVVTINADLGDVIGPVPRRLFGSLVEHLGRCVYTGLHEPDHPRADANGLRGDVLELARELGVTVVRYPGGNFVSSHRWEDGVGPVGERPTRLDPAWNAVETNEFGLHEFMAWVDAVGAEPMYAVNLGTRGIQEAADVLEYCNHPGGTTLSEQRRANGAQAPFGIRLWCLGNEMDGHWQVGHKTASEYGRLAAETARLMRMIDPAVELVVAGSSASNMPTFGEWERTVLTHTAALVDHISVHAYCQEHDGDAESYLASAVGLDRYLKDTAAIIDRTLADLGLDKSIGIAVDEWNVWDQRHWNEMEQPRLRSAPPVAGGRVIEDTYTVTDAVVVGTLLNCLLRNTDRVTMANLAQLVNVIAPIRSEPGGPAWRQTTFHPFHLVARAARGVSLRTAVTGAPIHTSLHGPVDPVDAAITFDEHTGRAAAFLANRSTNAETEVILSLRGASLEVEEAHSVMAPPGTTRHATNTEHAQPVVPVPLAGVRTAASSDGTTLSVTLPALSWSAVEFRVTGASPRPSPR encoded by the coding sequence ATGGTCGTCACCATCAACGCGGACCTGGGCGACGTGATCGGCCCGGTGCCGCGGAGGCTCTTCGGCTCGCTCGTCGAGCACCTGGGCCGATGTGTCTACACCGGACTGCACGAACCGGACCACCCGCGCGCGGACGCGAACGGACTCCGCGGCGACGTGCTGGAGCTCGCCCGTGAACTCGGCGTCACCGTGGTCCGCTACCCGGGTGGGAATTTCGTGTCCTCCCACCGCTGGGAGGACGGTGTCGGCCCGGTCGGCGAGCGGCCCACCCGGCTCGACCCGGCGTGGAACGCGGTGGAGACCAACGAGTTCGGGCTGCACGAGTTCATGGCGTGGGTCGACGCGGTGGGCGCCGAGCCGATGTACGCGGTGAACCTCGGCACCAGGGGTATCCAGGAAGCCGCCGACGTGCTGGAGTACTGCAACCACCCGGGCGGCACGACTCTCAGTGAGCAACGCCGTGCCAACGGTGCGCAAGCGCCCTTCGGCATCCGACTGTGGTGCCTGGGCAACGAGATGGACGGCCACTGGCAGGTCGGGCACAAGACCGCGTCCGAGTACGGTCGGCTGGCCGCCGAGACCGCCCGCCTCATGCGGATGATCGACCCCGCCGTCGAACTGGTCGTGGCGGGCAGCTCTGCCTCGAACATGCCGACCTTCGGCGAGTGGGAGCGCACCGTCCTGACCCACACCGCCGCCCTTGTCGACCACATCTCGGTGCACGCCTACTGCCAGGAGCACGACGGTGACGCGGAGAGCTACCTCGCGAGCGCCGTCGGCCTCGACCGCTACTTGAAGGACACCGCCGCGATCATCGACCGGACGCTGGCCGACCTCGGTCTGGACAAGAGCATCGGCATCGCCGTCGACGAGTGGAACGTCTGGGACCAGCGGCACTGGAACGAGATGGAGCAACCACGCCTGCGCTCCGCGCCGCCGGTGGCGGGAGGTCGGGTCATCGAGGACACCTACACCGTCACCGACGCCGTCGTGGTCGGCACGCTGCTGAACTGCCTGCTGCGCAACACCGACCGCGTCACCATGGCCAACCTGGCGCAACTGGTCAACGTCATCGCGCCCATCCGCAGCGAGCCCGGAGGCCCGGCCTGGCGCCAGACGACGTTCCACCCGTTCCACCTGGTCGCCCGCGCCGCACGCGGGGTGAGCCTGCGGACGGCCGTGACCGGTGCGCCGATCCACACCTCGCTGCACGGACCGGTCGACCCCGTCGACGCCGCGATCACGTTCGACGAGCACACCGGCCGGGCCGCCGCGTTCCTGGCCAACCGGTCCACCAACGCCGAAACCGAGGTGATCCTGTCGCTGCGCGGTGCTTCGCTGGAGGTCGAGGAGGCGCACAGCGTCATGGCGCCGCCCGGCACGACCCGCCACGCGACCAACACCGAACACGCCCAACCGGTCGTACCGGTGCCCCTGGCCGGGGTGCGCACGGCGGCCTCTTCGGACGGCACGACGCTGTCCGTGACGTTGCCCGCGCTGTCCTGGTCCGCCGTCGAGTTCCGCGTCACCGGTGCTTCTCCGCGTCCTTCTCCTCGCTGA